Genomic segment of Patescibacteria group bacterium:
TGCGGTGCTAGACGCCGCTTGCGGAGCTGGCTATGGTTTGGACCTTATTAGCGGCGTTGCTCGTGCCGTGATCGGCTTTGATAATAATCTCGACGCTCTGGACTACGCCAAAAAAATGTATAAATTTTCCAATCGGCCGTCTATGTTCCTTCAAGTCGATTTGGAAAAGGTTGATTTCTGCAATTTCTTCGGACAGAATCCAGTCGATTGCGTGGTGTCATTTGAAACCATAGAGCACCTTGATAATCCTGACTTTTTCCTAGAAAACGTCAAGAATATTCTTCTTCCCGGCCAGCGATTTATTTTCAGTATTCCAAATGCCAGTGCTGTGTCGTTTCACAAAAAAATCTATGACCTTGCTGGCGCCAAAAAGTTAATCAGCCGCCACTTTAAAAACGTCGAGTGGTACGGTCAAGAGCCGGATTATATCGGCGATATTTCCGAAGGCTCTGATTTCTTTCTCGGCGTCGCCACTAAAGAATAATCATATGGCCAAAGTCATAAAACAAGGCATTATTCATCGGATAGCTCATTGTCGTGATTGCTCTTGGGCCAATGGAGATTTTAATAATGCGCTTTCTCTCGCTAAAAGGCATGCTGACTCTACTGGTCATACAATAGATATTGAAACTGGATCTTGGACAGTTGTTTCTAGTGATAAGAAAAAATAATCTAAAAAAAAATACTGTGTTGACTATTGCCTGGCCATAGTCAACACAGTATTTCAAAATATTTTTATGCCAAAGTTTTCAATTATTATCCCTTATGCTGGTCAGTTTGAAATGACCCAAAATTGTATTGTCAGCATAAGAAAAAATAGTTTTGATTTTGAGATTATCGCCATAAACAATGGCGGTCGGTCTGCTGGTCTTGATTGTGATTATATCATTAATAATGATGATAATTTAGGTTTTCCCAAGGCAGTTAATCAAGGAATTAGACAGGCCAAAGGTGAAATTATTGTTATTTTAAACAATGACACTATTGTCACTCCTCAATGGCTCGATCGTCTTGCAGCTCATCTCGAATACGCCGATATGGTTGGCCCAGTTTCAAACAATGTTTCTGGCCCGCAATTAATATCTTACCCTGGCAATAATAACCCTATTTCAATTCAGATATTCGGTGATCAAAATTATTATAATAATAAGCTGCAATCCCGGCCGTGGTATCGTCTCGTTTTTTTCTGCGTCGCCATTAAG
This window contains:
- a CDS encoding class I SAM-dependent methyltransferase, with amino-acid sequence MKFTGERVVPSEMANDPLTYQQHLMRYAWALRFCVGSAVLDAACGAGYGLDLISGVARAVIGFDNNLDALDYAKKMYKFSNRPSMFLQVDLEKVDFCNFFGQNPVDCVVSFETIEHLDNPDFFLENVKNILLPGQRFIFSIPNASAVSFHKKIYDLAGAKKLISRHFKNVEWYGQEPDYIGDISEGSDFFLGVATKE
- a CDS encoding glycosyltransferase: MPKFSIIIPYAGQFEMTQNCIVSIRKNSFDFEIIAINNGGRSAGLDCDYIINNDDNLGFPKAVNQGIRQAKGEIIVILNNDTIVTPQWLDRLAAHLEYADMVGPVSNNVSGPQLISYPGNNNPISIQIFGDQNYYNNKLQSRPWYRLVFFCVAIKRAVIDKVGLLDEQFSPGNFEDDDFCLRAIEANFKLVIADDVFIYHLGSQTHKSLNLDYQALLDTNRAKFNAKWPVAVQQLLRSNSLNY